GGGGGTGCGCGGGGTTTCCGTGTCAGTGCCATTGGGGGTGGTACTGACTTATTTTTACTTTGGAGGAGTAAAAATGAAAAAAGTTGGGTTGGGGTAGTAGTAAGAAGGGGGTAAACTTCCTTGCTACGGTTAAAAGAATAATCCGTAAATGTGAACTTTTTATGACGATCTGACACAAAATTTTAGAACCGTAAATTGCAAGAACAAGTTAGCCAGTCGTTGAGGACAATCCCAGAACAGGCCGTTATCAAATAGAAGTTGTGGCGCTAGAGAGACTACTGGGCCATGCGGCGAACGCGCCGAGCTTCGGCCTCAAAGTTTTGCTGGGGTGTGCAGTAGCCCTGTTGTTTGCGAGGCAACTGATTCAAGCGGTCTTGCGTGGCCTGCACTTGACTAGGGCTAATGTCATCTAGGGACATGCCCTTAGGGAAGTCCTGGCGGATCATCCGGTTATGTGCCTCGTTGGTGCCACGGTCGCAGGACGTGTAAGGATGGGCGTAGAAGATCTCAGTTTCCGTCCCAGCAAAAGCAGTATTTAAGGCGGTGAACTCGGGTCCGTTGTCGGCTGTGATGGTCTTGATGCAAGCTCCCCATTCGCGCTTGATTCCACGCAATGCATAGCTCACAGAGTCTGCATCTCGTCCTTCGATCAAGCGGAGAAGTTGGCAACGGGTCTTGCGCTCAATCAGAGTCAAGATGACGCTCTCCTTGCCATTGCGTTTACCGACAATGGTATCCATCTCCCAGTGACCGAACTGCCTGCGTCGTTCAACGACCTTAGGCCGTTCCTCGATACTGCGGCCAGCCAGGCGCTTAGCCTTGGTGTGGTGCTGGTGAGAGGTCTTCCGCTTAGTCTTCTCCAACAGGTCGATATTTCGAATCTCTAGGCGTTGGTCGTCAATGTACTGGTACAAAGTCGAGGCACAAACAAGCTCTTCAGGAGTAAACAGCTTGTGTCGCTTGGCATAGCCGAATGAAGCATCCGGCGACCATTTGTCCTGCTTAGCTCGCTGTACGTACCAGGCTAAGAAGACCTGTACGCTGGCGAACTTGTCAGGACGATGGCAGCTCAAGCGTGCAGTCTCGTAACGAGCCTGAGCAGCCTCTGGCAGGTATTGTCGATGGTAGACGCGCTTGCCATTACTCTTCTTGACCTGATCTACTGTACCTCGCTTGATTTCATTATTAATGGTCTGCGGGCAGACGCCAATTTCAGCAGCAATCCAACGATTGGACTTCCCAGCTTGGCGGAATCCGGCCACTTTTCCGCGCTCGAGTGATGTTAAGTGCTGACCTTTTTGGCGGTGTGTGCTATCCTGTTTCTGCATCAAGACAATATCCTCTTCCATTGTTTGGGTAGGAACTTCAATGATACAGGATATCTGTTCTTGATGTTTTTTATTGTCCAAAAAATTTTGAGACAGTGGCTAACTTGATTCTAAAATGCGCGAAAATTTTAGAACACGTGTTTTTTCGCTGGTTTTTTGGTAACCACCAGCGTTTATTTGGGAATAAGCGGCAGATTGTCACTTTCCGTCAAAAATAGTCAATTAATTCGATAAGCCTTGGCAAACGTGACATTTCGCTGGCCTTTTTCCCCAAAAATGAGGCCATTAACGGGAAATTTTGGGCGAAAAACGTTAATATTTAAAGAAGACAAAGATGCCAGTTAGAAATTTGAAAATGGGGTAATTTGATGGATCATTCAGTGTCGCCAGTTAATCTTAATAGTCTGACTACTGAAGAAAAAGTGAAATTGACTTCAGGAAAAGACTTCTGGTCTTCCGAAGCGTTTCCTGAGCACGGTATTCCTAGCATTCGGATGAGTGACGGGCCGCATGGTTTGCGTTATCAAGCTGCGGAAGCCGATCACTTGGGCATCAATGACAGCGTGCCGAGTACTAGTTTTCCGACGGCTAGTGCCAGCGCTTCGTCTTGGGATCCTGAACTCATTGCCGCAATGGGTGAGGCGATCGGACTCGAAGCACGGAGTCTGGGCGTTGATGTTGTGTTGGGGCCGGGCGTGAATATGAAGCGCAATCCTTTGTGTGGCCGAAATTTCGAATATTTTAGCGAAGATCCGTTCTTGGCGGGGAAACTCGGTGCGGCTTGGATTCAAGGTATTCAAAAGCAGGGTGTGGCGGCTTGCCTGAAGCATTTTGCGGCGAATAATCAGGAAAATGGCCGCCTGTCGTCTAATTCGATGATTGATCCGGTTGCGTTGCACGAAATCTATCTGGAAGCCTTTCGCATTGCGGTTACTGAAGGGCATCCGGAATCGGTGATGTGTTCTTACAATAAAGTAAATGGTCGTTATGCCAGTGACAATCATTATTTGATGACGCAGGTTTTGCGCAACCAGTTTGGTTTTGACGGCGCCGTCATTACGGATTGGGGCGCACTTAACGATAAGGTTGCTTCGCTGAATGCCGGTACGGATTTAGAAATGCCCGGGGATCAGCACCTTTTTGACAAAGAGGCGTTGAAGGCTTATCAGACCGGCGAGTTGCGGCCTGCCAGTCTGGATCGCGCCGCTGCCAATATTGCCAAAATGGCGCGTAAACAGCGACCTAAGTTCACTGGCTCACGTGAGGACTTACTACATCAGCATGCCCAATTAGCGCAAAAAATTGCGGAAAGTGCCATCGTGCTGTTGAAAAACGATGACGGAATTTTGCCTTTAGCTGCTAATGAGCAA
Above is a window of Lacticaseibacillus casei DSM 20011 = JCM 1134 = ATCC 393 DNA encoding:
- a CDS encoding IS30 family transposase, whose amino-acid sequence is MQKQDSTHRQKGQHLTSLERGKVAGFRQAGKSNRWIAAEIGVCPQTINNEIKRGTVDQVKKSNGKRVYHRQYLPEAAQARYETARLSCHRPDKFASVQVFLAWYVQRAKQDKWSPDASFGYAKRHKLFTPEELVCASTLYQYIDDQRLEIRNIDLLEKTKRKTSHQHHTKAKRLAGRSIEERPKVVERRRQFGHWEMDTIVGKRNGKESVILTLIERKTRCQLLRLIEGRDADSVSYALRGIKREWGACIKTITADNGPEFTALNTAFAGTETEIFYAHPYTSCDRGTNEAHNRMIRQDFPKGMSLDDISPSQVQATQDRLNQLPRKQQGYCTPQQNFEAEARRVRRMAQ